Proteins from a single region of Bacteroidota bacterium:
- the cas1 gene encoding type II CRISPR-associated endonuclease Cas1, producing the protein MIKRSLYFGNPAYLNLSNGQLIVRLPEVEKNDDLPEFFKKEATATIPVEDIGIVVLDNKQITLTQGLLEALLANNAAVITCDSTHHPTGLLLTLCSNTLQNERFRAQLDATEPLKKQLWQQTTVQKIKNQHLLLEQLDIDSSYLVPLYKNVKSGDSDNCEATAAVFFWQKIFGHVNGFIRFREGPPPNNYLNYGYAILRATMARSIVGAGLLPTLGIHHANKYNAYCLADDLMEPYRPYVDRIVYDIVKEKGINTDIPKEIKAELLKIPVIDVTIDGEKSPLMNATQRTAVSLVKCFEGEARKLLYPEL; encoded by the coding sequence CAGCAACGGGCAATTAATCGTTCGTTTGCCAGAAGTAGAAAAGAATGATGACTTGCCTGAGTTTTTTAAAAAAGAAGCCACGGCTACAATTCCGGTAGAAGATATCGGGATTGTTGTGTTAGACAACAAACAAATAACCCTTACACAAGGTCTGCTGGAAGCATTATTGGCCAATAACGCGGCCGTTATAACCTGCGATAGCACCCACCATCCTACCGGCCTGCTGCTTACGCTCTGCAGCAATACTTTACAGAATGAACGCTTCAGGGCACAATTAGACGCCACAGAACCGCTTAAAAAACAATTGTGGCAGCAAACCACTGTACAAAAAATAAAGAACCAGCATTTGCTGTTAGAGCAGCTTGACATTGACTCGTCTTACCTGGTGCCCTTATACAAAAACGTAAAAAGCGGTGATAGTGATAACTGCGAAGCCACGGCAGCCGTATTTTTCTGGCAAAAAATATTCGGTCATGTGAACGGATTTATACGGTTCAGAGAAGGCCCGCCACCCAATAATTATCTGAATTACGGGTATGCTATATTAAGGGCTACTATGGCCAGGAGTATAGTTGGCGCCGGATTGTTGCCCACATTGGGCATACACCACGCCAACAAATACAACGCTTATTGCCTGGCCGATGACCTGATGGAACCCTACAGGCCTTATGTGGACAGGATCGTTTACGACATAGTGAAGGAAAAGGGCATCAACACAGACATTCCGAAAGAAATAAAAGCAGAATTATTGAAAATTCCGGTTATTGATGTAACAATTGATGGTGAAAAAAGCCCGCTGATGAATGCCACACAGCGAACCGCTGTAAGTCTTGTAAAATGTTTTGAGGGTGAAGCACGTAAATTATTATATCCCGAATTATGA